A genomic stretch from Deinococcus metalli includes:
- a CDS encoding sugar transferase gives MTVAMYVNHFHANPFGLLRDQLRFALGLTDAAGALVSSVVVGAVLQPADFTINTGLWCMSAGLAWTLTKAPAHIIPLEPYSRALRVPVLAAAVFTLLHVITGTPITLGFTCGLAALWSVCMMLARVFYRRQSPPLLVGVLPGAEASVVEHDLIRYVPLDRATDTSLNTIDALLLEPSRLPDRGWMEVMMHAQASGMHVWMPATLLEELRGRVSLEYLNSGQMTRRQFVAPYAPLKRILDVAAVALLSPLLLPIMAAVALVVLLDAGRPVLFWQTRVGQNGAPFRIAKFRTMRPDSERHGQVFATAGDARITRVGRFLRKFRLDELPQFWNVLRGEMSIIGPRPEQQAFVEQFNEKLHLYPVRHWVKPGITGWAQVTQGYAADADETYLKLRYDVYYIKHFSFWLDARIVARTLWTMATGFGAR, from the coding sequence ATGACCGTCGCCATGTACGTTAACCACTTCCACGCCAATCCGTTCGGGCTGCTGCGGGACCAGCTGCGGTTCGCGCTCGGCCTGACCGACGCGGCCGGCGCGCTGGTCAGCAGCGTGGTCGTCGGGGCGGTGCTTCAGCCGGCGGACTTCACGATCAACACCGGCCTGTGGTGCATGTCCGCCGGCCTGGCGTGGACGCTGACGAAGGCGCCGGCGCACATCATTCCTCTGGAGCCGTACTCGCGCGCCCTGAGGGTGCCGGTCCTCGCGGCGGCCGTGTTCACGCTGCTACACGTGATCACCGGCACGCCAATCACACTGGGCTTCACGTGCGGGCTCGCCGCGCTGTGGTCCGTGTGCATGATGCTGGCCCGCGTGTTCTACCGGCGACAGAGTCCGCCACTGCTGGTCGGCGTGCTGCCCGGCGCGGAGGCGTCCGTGGTGGAGCACGACCTGATCCGCTACGTGCCGCTGGACCGGGCCACGGACACCAGCCTGAACACCATTGACGCGCTGCTGCTCGAGCCGTCGCGCCTGCCGGACAGGGGGTGGATGGAGGTCATGATGCACGCCCAGGCCAGCGGCATGCACGTGTGGATGCCGGCCACCCTGCTGGAGGAGCTGAGGGGGCGCGTGTCGCTGGAGTACCTGAACAGCGGGCAGATGACGCGCCGGCAGTTCGTTGCGCCGTACGCGCCACTCAAGCGCATCCTGGACGTGGCGGCGGTGGCGCTGCTCAGCCCACTGCTGCTGCCGATCATGGCCGCCGTGGCGCTGGTGGTGCTGCTGGACGCCGGGCGGCCGGTGCTGTTCTGGCAGACACGCGTGGGGCAGAACGGCGCGCCCTTCCGCATCGCCAAATTCCGCACCATGCGCCCGGACTCGGAGCGGCACGGTCAGGTCTTCGCCACGGCCGGGGACGCCCGCATCACGCGGGTGGGCCGCTTCCTGCGCAAGTTCCGCCTGGACGAACTGCCGCAGTTCTGGAACGTGCTGCGCGGCGAGATGAGCATCATCGGGCCGCGGCCCGAACAGCAGGCGTTCGTGGAGCAGTTCAACGAGAAGCTCCACCTGTACCCGGTGCGGCACTGGGTCAAGCCGGGCATCACCGGCTGGGCCCAGGTCACGCAGGGATACGCGGCGGACGCCGACGAGACCTACCTGAAGCTGCGCTACGACGTGTACTACATCAAGCATTTCTCCTTCTGGCTGGACGCCCGCATCGTCGCGAGAACGCTGTGGACGATGGCCACCGGCTTCGGCGCGCGGTGA
- a CDS encoding ATP-binding protein: MSARPAVPPPPLVTLSEATDTPMLLIGRDGHVWHANAAAGRALVTDPQTLHGRPLHRVLPGLDLVEGAGVVPGPVSWTDPVGGASVNATVVQLDGWSAVTWRDSAYDTLLAATWASEARYRALTEATRQYVWTNSPEGEMRGEQPGWAALTGQSPAEYQGFGWSDRVHPDDRDHAVRAWNDAVARRDRYEVEQRVQVGDGTYRHFLVCGVPLLHDDGRIREWVGLHSDVTELRRAEQELRRWNEDLDRRVADSTRALREANAELDAFSYSVSHDLRAPVRHVLGFTQLLRRRAQDKLDPAEQTLLGRVETAAQHMGSLIDGLLSFAKLSQAPLKTAEVPLDQLVDEVRTALHPEHEDRDVEWQVAPLPAVRGDRQLLKFALINVLSNALKYTSTRNVARIEVGATQHDGAVTLWVRDNGVGFDERYADQLFRVFQRLHHADEFEGLGIGLATVARIVTRHGGRVWAEGAVDRGATFYLGLPGA, from the coding sequence ATGAGCGCCCGGCCCGCCGTGCCACCACCGCCGCTCGTCACACTCAGCGAGGCGACCGATACCCCGATGCTGCTGATCGGCCGGGATGGTCACGTGTGGCACGCGAACGCGGCGGCCGGGCGGGCACTGGTGACGGACCCACAGACCCTGCACGGCCGGCCGCTGCACCGCGTGCTGCCCGGCCTGGACCTCGTGGAGGGCGCGGGCGTGGTGCCCGGCCCCGTGTCATGGACCGATCCCGTGGGTGGCGCGTCCGTGAACGCGACGGTGGTGCAGCTGGACGGCTGGAGCGCCGTGACGTGGCGCGACTCGGCGTACGACACGCTGCTCGCCGCGACGTGGGCCAGCGAGGCGCGGTACCGGGCTCTGACCGAGGCGACCCGCCAGTACGTGTGGACCAACTCCCCGGAAGGCGAGATGCGCGGCGAGCAGCCCGGCTGGGCCGCCCTCACTGGTCAGTCACCGGCGGAATACCAGGGCTTCGGATGGTCGGACCGGGTGCATCCGGACGACCGCGACCACGCCGTGAGAGCGTGGAACGACGCCGTGGCCCGCCGGGACCGGTACGAGGTCGAGCAGCGCGTGCAGGTGGGCGACGGCACCTACCGCCACTTTCTGGTGTGCGGGGTGCCGCTGCTGCACGACGACGGACGTATCCGCGAGTGGGTGGGGTTGCACAGCGACGTGACCGAACTGCGGCGGGCCGAGCAGGAACTGCGCCGCTGGAACGAGGACCTCGACCGGCGCGTCGCGGACAGCACCCGGGCGCTGCGCGAGGCGAACGCCGAACTGGACGCCTTCAGCTACAGCGTCTCGCACGACCTGCGCGCGCCGGTGCGCCACGTGCTCGGCTTCACGCAACTGTTGCGCCGCAGGGCACAGGATAAGCTCGACCCGGCCGAACAGACCCTGCTCGGCCGGGTGGAGACGGCCGCGCAGCACATGGGCAGCCTGATCGACGGTCTACTCTCCTTTGCCAAGCTCTCGCAGGCGCCGCTCAAGACGGCAGAGGTGCCGCTCGACCAGCTGGTGGACGAGGTGCGCACCGCGCTGCATCCCGAGCACGAGGACCGCGACGTGGAGTGGCAGGTCGCGCCGCTTCCCGCCGTGCGCGGCGACCGGCAACTCCTGAAGTTCGCCCTGATCAATGTGCTGTCCAACGCGCTGAAATACACCTCGACCCGCAACGTGGCCCGGATCGAGGTGGGCGCCACGCAGCACGACGGCGCCGTCACGCTGTGGGTCCGGGACAATGGCGTGGGCTTCGACGAGCGCTACGCCGACCAACTCTTCCGGGTGTTCCAGCGCCTGCACCACGCTGACGAGTTCGAGGGCCTCGGCATCGGGCTGGCGACCGTGGCGCGGATCGTGACGCGCCATGGCGGCCGGGTATGGGCCGAGGGGGCCGTAGACCGGGGCGCGACCTTCTACCTGGGCCTGCCGGGCGCGTGA
- a CDS encoding glycosyltransferase family 4 protein, whose protein sequence is MSPSPQRVCSVTHLDVSAVNGPTKHMLGIATGFSRLDVDVELLASASGRRPDFGGTLTALADAQPRTPADHLRYQLRVLTHLWRRRGQYDWIYVRAGSFMLSPLYAWLARAPVATEINGLPYLEGRFPKALEQLIRRLFAWQVRRAALCAVVSAELRQLVTALGQPRVLQVINGVGDDDLPPTPTRRPAPSGPHRLVFIGALHAWQGVDLAIEAVHLATQRGAAVHLKVLGDGPERAALQARVEDLGLGEHVELCGHVGRAEVHAALRDAHVALAPFVPNERNLMVGFSPLKIYEYLAFDLPVITTPLFKDPELMDVLGDFVTIVPATSEALAQAIEERAARPLPAPLARDWIATHRTWDRAALHTAAAMQLTPPTREVSA, encoded by the coding sequence ATGAGCCCCAGCCCACAGCGCGTGTGTTCCGTGACCCACCTGGACGTCAGCGCGGTCAACGGCCCCACCAAGCACATGCTCGGCATCGCCACCGGGTTCTCGCGGCTGGACGTGGACGTCGAGCTGCTCGCCAGCGCGTCCGGCCGCCGCCCCGACTTCGGCGGCACCCTCACGGCCCTGGCGGACGCGCAGCCGCGCACGCCGGCCGACCACCTGCGCTACCAGCTGCGCGTGCTGACCCACCTGTGGCGCCGCCGCGGGCAGTACGACTGGATCTACGTGAGGGCCGGGTCGTTCATGCTCTCTCCCCTGTACGCGTGGCTGGCGCGGGCGCCGGTCGCCACGGAGATCAACGGCCTGCCGTACCTGGAGGGCCGCTTCCCGAAAGCGCTGGAGCAGCTGATCCGGCGCCTGTTCGCGTGGCAGGTGCGCCGCGCGGCCCTGTGCGCGGTCGTGTCCGCCGAGCTGCGACAGCTCGTGACGGCGCTGGGCCAGCCCCGCGTCCTCCAGGTGATCAACGGGGTGGGCGACGACGACCTGCCGCCCACCCCGACGCGGCGCCCGGCACCCAGCGGTCCGCACCGCCTGGTGTTCATCGGCGCGCTGCACGCGTGGCAGGGCGTGGACCTGGCCATCGAGGCCGTGCATCTGGCCACGCAGCGCGGCGCGGCGGTGCACCTGAAGGTCCTGGGCGACGGCCCGGAACGCGCGGCATTGCAGGCGCGGGTCGAGGACCTGGGGCTGGGGGAGCACGTCGAGCTGTGCGGCCACGTCGGCCGGGCCGAGGTGCACGCCGCACTGCGTGACGCGCACGTGGCGCTGGCGCCCTTCGTGCCGAACGAACGCAACCTGATGGTCGGGTTCTCTCCGCTGAAGATCTACGAATACCTGGCCTTCGACCTGCCGGTCATCACGACGCCGCTGTTCAAGGACCCCGAACTCATGGACGTGCTGGGCGACTTCGTGACGATCGTACCCGCCACCAGCGAAGCGCTCGCGCAGGCGATCGAGGAGCGAGCCGCCCGGCCGCTCCCGGCGCCCCTGGCCCGGGACTGGATCGCCACCCACCGCACATGGGACCGGGCCGCGCTGCACACCGCCGCCGCCATGCAGCTCACCCCCCCCACCCGCGAGGTGTCCGCATGA
- a CDS encoding O-antigen ligase family protein, giving the protein MTAEARPARTDLVVMYGLVIMQVLFYFDASALLPFMNDGVKNAVSIVLLAVVAVLSLLRAQSGSPLRFDLRLLPVLGFVLAYVVALVFTPYTDLPQFYAGKISKLLLISVPSILALNYVRWTPALAGRTFGFFNAMLLVVLADGSYQLLRGASYVSRDESFGIDPISLGRAAGFCTLYALVKMATTSDMRRRHAAMYVPALMFCGSVMFASGSRGPLIALAVAFFSSAVLIRTVRYRLRVLSFAALALLLGVVGVSYLLQNDVASTGRVLSFLQGDLNVDRSAEIRSQMYLDVLQAIPQHLLGLGQAASQVYTAYDLKYPHNLFLEVQLEGGVAVTALLVLAIAVAYRTSRRAVGGTQVLVPVTLTYFLVNSQFSGDISSNRFVLLMLAIAAVSHAAPAMRGALSKEAI; this is encoded by the coding sequence GTGACCGCCGAGGCCCGCCCCGCCCGCACGGACCTCGTGGTGATGTACGGCCTCGTCATCATGCAGGTGCTGTTCTACTTCGATGCGAGCGCGCTGCTCCCATTCATGAACGACGGCGTCAAGAACGCGGTCTCGATTGTCCTGCTGGCCGTGGTGGCGGTGCTGTCGCTGCTCCGCGCACAGAGCGGCTCACCGCTGCGCTTCGACCTGCGGCTGCTGCCGGTGCTGGGCTTCGTGCTGGCGTATGTGGTGGCGCTGGTCTTCACGCCGTACACCGATCTGCCGCAGTTCTACGCCGGCAAGATCAGCAAGCTGCTGCTGATCAGCGTGCCGTCCATCCTGGCGCTCAACTATGTCCGCTGGACCCCTGCGCTGGCCGGGCGGACCTTCGGGTTTTTCAACGCGATGCTGCTGGTGGTGCTGGCGGACGGATCGTACCAGCTGCTGCGCGGCGCCAGCTACGTGTCGCGCGACGAGTCGTTCGGGATCGACCCCATCAGCCTGGGGCGCGCAGCGGGCTTCTGCACGCTGTACGCGCTGGTCAAGATGGCCACCACGTCCGACATGCGCCGCCGGCACGCCGCGATGTACGTGCCCGCGCTGATGTTCTGCGGCAGCGTGATGTTCGCGTCGGGGTCGCGCGGTCCGCTGATCGCGCTGGCCGTGGCGTTCTTCAGCAGCGCGGTGCTGATCCGCACGGTGCGCTACCGCCTCCGGGTGCTGAGCTTCGCGGCGCTGGCCCTGCTGCTGGGCGTCGTCGGCGTGAGCTACCTGCTCCAGAACGACGTGGCCTCCACCGGGCGGGTGCTGTCGTTCCTGCAGGGCGACCTGAACGTGGACCGCAGCGCCGAGATCCGCAGCCAGATGTACCTCGACGTGCTCCAGGCCATCCCACAGCACCTGCTCGGCCTGGGGCAGGCGGCGTCGCAGGTGTACACCGCCTACGACCTGAAGTACCCGCACAACCTCTTCCTGGAGGTGCAGCTCGAGGGCGGCGTGGCCGTCACGGCGCTGCTGGTGCTGGCCATCGCGGTCGCGTACCGCACCAGCCGCCGGGCGGTGGGCGGCACCCAGGTGCTGGTGCCCGTCACGCTCACGTACTTCCTGGTGAACAGCCAGTTCAGCGGGGACATCTCCAGTAACCGCTTCGTCCTGCTGATGCTGGCCATTGCCGCCGTCAGCCACGCCGCGCCCGCCATGCGCGGCGCCCTGAGCAAGGAGGCCATATGA
- a CDS encoding lipopolysaccharide biosynthesis protein, translated as MSHAVAHAGRALGRHARRPLTQAVLGTVLGQGLTLLATPLLARLYSPAAIGAYVAVLSLCLILASVASLKFDVAVQRAAPQDLPATVAAALGNTAAATAVATAAAWALRGPLHLEQLWWLVPGYCMVMAGQQVVTAVLLREQDHRAISSNRVAVAALIVAAQVGVGHAAPTAAGLIVADVVARALALGFALRQAGAHAGWRPAGLGSYARIFRQDRALVWFATPAALLNSAVVYALPVLLSVAYPASQVGYVTMTQKVLGLPLALVGQAVGQVFTAQLLRPSAEPGHAHRLFVRQLRVLGALAVLLVALIPVAPALFTALLGPAWAPAGQVYAALACGYAAQLLVNPVSQALNLYRGERTQLLWDGGRLLLIAAVFAGAAWMHAPLMHVLTAYTVVMTVSYVVLLRVIDRVLRGARP; from the coding sequence GTGAGTCACGCCGTCGCCCACGCGGGCCGGGCGCTGGGCCGCCACGCGCGCCGCCCGCTGACACAGGCCGTGCTGGGCACGGTGCTCGGCCAGGGGCTGACGCTGCTGGCCACGCCGCTGCTGGCCCGGCTGTACTCACCCGCCGCGATCGGCGCGTACGTGGCGGTGTTGTCGCTGTGCCTGATCCTCGCGAGCGTCGCGTCCCTGAAGTTCGACGTGGCCGTGCAGCGCGCCGCGCCGCAGGACCTGCCGGCCACCGTCGCGGCGGCCCTGGGCAACACGGCCGCCGCGACCGCTGTGGCCACCGCCGCGGCGTGGGCACTGCGGGGGCCGCTGCACCTGGAGCAGCTGTGGTGGCTGGTGCCGGGGTACTGCATGGTCATGGCGGGACAGCAGGTCGTGACGGCCGTGCTGCTGCGCGAGCAGGACCACCGCGCCATCAGCTCGAACCGCGTGGCGGTGGCCGCGCTGATCGTCGCCGCGCAGGTGGGTGTGGGGCACGCCGCGCCGACCGCTGCCGGGCTGATCGTGGCGGACGTCGTGGCGCGGGCGCTCGCGCTGGGCTTCGCGCTGCGGCAGGCGGGCGCGCACGCCGGGTGGCGGCCGGCCGGTCTGGGCAGCTACGCCCGGATCTTCCGGCAGGACCGGGCGCTGGTGTGGTTCGCCACGCCCGCCGCCCTGCTGAACAGCGCCGTGGTGTACGCCCTGCCGGTGCTGCTCAGCGTGGCGTACCCGGCGTCGCAGGTCGGGTACGTGACCATGACCCAGAAGGTCCTGGGGCTGCCGCTGGCGCTGGTCGGCCAGGCAGTGGGGCAGGTGTTCACCGCCCAGCTGCTGCGACCCTCGGCCGAGCCCGGGCACGCGCACCGGCTGTTCGTGCGGCAGCTGCGGGTGCTGGGCGCGCTGGCGGTGCTGCTCGTGGCACTCATTCCGGTCGCCCCGGCACTGTTCACGGCGCTGCTGGGCCCCGCGTGGGCGCCCGCCGGGCAGGTCTACGCGGCGCTGGCGTGCGGATACGCGGCGCAGTTGCTGGTCAACCCGGTGTCGCAGGCCCTGAACCTCTACCGTGGCGAGCGCACCCAGCTGCTGTGGGACGGCGGCCGGCTGCTGCTGATCGCGGCGGTGTTCGCGGGGGCCGCGTGGATGCACGCGCCGCTGATGCACGTGCTGACGGCGTACACGGTGGTCATGACCGTGTCGTACGTGGTGCTGCTGCGGGTAATCGACCGCGTGCTGCGTGGGGCCCGCCCGTGA
- a CDS encoding YciE/YciF ferroxidase family protein, which yields MTQLKNLQDLYLEQLKDLYSAETQLVEALPKMEQAATDPKLKDGFRTHLEQTRQHVSRLESVFADLGEQPGGHTCKAMKGLIAEGSEMIEQQAADAVKDAGLIACAQRVEHYEIAGYGTVARYAEVLGKSQHVETLRMTESEEKKTDALLTDLAGTINTSALNA from the coding sequence ATGACCCAACTGAAGAACCTTCAGGACCTGTACCTCGAACAGCTCAAGGATCTGTACTCCGCCGAAACCCAGCTCGTCGAGGCCCTGCCCAAGATGGAGCAGGCGGCCACCGACCCCAAACTCAAGGACGGCTTCCGCACGCACCTGGAACAGACCCGCCAGCACGTCAGCCGCCTGGAAAGTGTGTTCGCGGACCTGGGTGAGCAGCCCGGCGGACACACCTGCAAGGCCATGAAAGGCCTGATCGCCGAGGGCAGCGAGATGATCGAACAGCAGGCCGCCGACGCCGTGAAGGACGCCGGCCTGATCGCGTGCGCGCAGCGGGTGGAACACTACGAAATCGCTGGGTACGGCACCGTCGCGCGCTACGCCGAGGTGCTCGGCAAGTCACAGCATGTGGAAACCCTGCGTATGACCGAGAGCGAGGAGAAGAAAACCGACGCCCTCCTCACGGACCTCGCCGGCACGATCAACACTTCGGCGCTCAACGCCTGA